TGCTTCCATTTGCAGAACATCATACTTGTTATTTTAATTTATGGAAATAGTATAAGACTTTAAAGATTTTTTATAATTGAGAGCATCATAATGTGAGGGAATTGTTCCATGAGAAAAAACCTTCAAAAGATTGAAATTTACAATTTCAGGATAAACAAGTGGAAAAAAGTAGTAACTCCAGGCACGACCCCCAAGAAGATTTACACCAACACGTCGAAGCTTTCGAGCACTCGATCCACATAAAATAAAATGCGCAGGCGTATTTTCAATAAGCCAATGAATCTCATCCAATAAACTTGGAATTTTCTGAATTTCATCAATAATGACAGGATCATTAAAACGATCTTCTGATTGAGCGCATATTTCTTCTCGAAAGAGAAAAGGACTTTTTGAAAATGTAAAAAACATATCCGATTTTAAAAGATCATAAAAAAGTGAGTTTGGAAAATTTTCTTTTAAATAAGTTGATTTTCCGGTTTTACGGGCACCCCATAAGAAGGCTGATTGTTTTTTTGGAAGATCAATCTTTAAAATTCTTTTATACACGGAATAAACTCCTTTTTAGTATAACTTAATAGATTGAAATCCCAAAAAATTTAGTAAAAAAAGTTCTTGTGCAGTTAGAAATGCTATTTACACACTTCTTTTTTAGGAGGAACCTTGAGGTCTATACACAGCTGAAGGTGGTATTCTTCCTGGCATCCCTCCAGGGGGGCTTTGCATGAAAGAATTAAATGAAGAGGGATAAGGTCCCATTCTTGGAGGAGGCCCAAAGTATTGAGAAGGAATCATAGGAGGTATCTGCGGCACTTGAATATAAATTGGTGGAAACAATCCAGAACATCTCAGATAGAGATCTTCTAATGCTTGCACTGTTCCAAGCAATTTTCTATCTTTATCTGGAATTCCTTGCATAAGTTTCTGAAGGGTACTCATCATGTCTCCTTTAAGACTATAAAACTCTTGTTGAAAGACCTTAAACATGTCTGCTGAAATCGCAGAAGATCCCTTTTGTGTAAGATCTCTAACTTGCGCTTGGAGCTGAGCAAGGGATGCTTCCAAAGCTCTTTGATGATCAAGATCCCTCTTCTTTTCCGCTTCTATCCTTTGAAAAGCTTGATCCCTTTCTTCAAGCCTTTTGGTTAAACCTTGAACTTCACCTTTTCTGCCAGCGTTTTCTTCTTTTAAGCTCGCGATTGTTGCCATCTGATTCCTTAGTATTTTTTCCTGTGTCATAACATGTGCACGTAAAGTAGAATTTTCTTTTTCAGATTGTTCGCTTGCACGTTCAAAGTTCTCTCGTTCCGCATGCCAGGATCTCTCTTTTGCAGAAAGGGAACCCTGCAGGGCATTTTGTTTTTCTGACTCTTCTT
This DNA window, taken from Pseudomonadota bacterium, encodes the following:
- a CDS encoding AAA family ATPase; this translates as MYKRILKIDLPKKQSAFLWGARKTGKSTYLKENFPNSLFYDLLKSDMFFTFSKSPFLFREEICAQSEDRFNDPVIIDEIQKIPSLLDEIHWLIENTPAHFILCGSSARKLRRVGVNLLGGRAWSYYFFPLVYPEIVNFNLLKVFSHGTIPSHYDALNYKKSLKSYTISIN